One Phenylobacterium hankyongense DNA segment encodes these proteins:
- the metC gene encoding cystathionine beta-lyase → MADETRLIRAGTTPKALAKTVGPPIQKGSTVLLPNAEALYDDESHVTYGRQGLAAQDALQAALAEMEGAAGVALYPSGLAALTGALLAVLKSGDEVMVVDNIYKPTRRFCDRVLKRFGVGVRYFDPRTSPEELVADAGEATRLILMESPGSLTFEMQDLTRIAELARARGLLTATDNTWGAGHIYKPLEHGIDLSLQALTKYVGGHSDIFMGSAAARDPALVRALGDGVHDLGWAVSGEDAYQMLRGLRTLPTRMARQGASGLAVAAWLRDQPEVAAIYHPALPGCPDHALWTRDFTGACGLFGFALRPGPETAVNAFLDALTLFGLGFSWGGFESLAISCDPQLKSRAFTRDYGGPLIRLHIGLEDPDDLIADLRGALAVYAASRS, encoded by the coding sequence CCACGCCGAAGGCGCTGGCCAAGACCGTCGGCCCGCCGATCCAGAAGGGCTCGACCGTGCTGCTGCCGAACGCCGAGGCGCTGTACGACGACGAGAGCCACGTCACCTACGGCCGGCAGGGACTGGCCGCCCAGGACGCCCTGCAGGCGGCCCTGGCGGAGATGGAGGGCGCGGCGGGCGTGGCGCTTTACCCGTCCGGCCTGGCGGCCCTGACCGGCGCCCTGTTGGCGGTGCTGAAGTCCGGCGACGAGGTTATGGTCGTCGACAACATCTACAAGCCGACCCGGCGGTTCTGCGACCGGGTGCTGAAGCGCTTCGGCGTCGGCGTGCGCTACTTCGACCCGCGCACCTCGCCGGAGGAGCTGGTGGCCGACGCCGGCGAGGCGACCCGGCTGATCCTGATGGAGAGCCCGGGCTCGCTGACCTTCGAGATGCAGGACCTGACCCGCATAGCCGAACTGGCCCGGGCGCGCGGCCTCCTCACCGCAACCGACAACACCTGGGGCGCCGGCCACATCTACAAGCCCCTGGAGCACGGGATCGACCTGTCGCTCCAGGCGCTGACCAAATACGTCGGCGGCCATTCCGACATCTTCATGGGCTCGGCCGCGGCGCGGGACCCGGCGTTGGTCCGGGCGTTGGGCGACGGGGTGCACGACCTCGGCTGGGCGGTGTCCGGCGAGGACGCCTACCAGATGCTGCGCGGCCTGCGGACCCTGCCGACGCGGATGGCCCGCCAGGGCGCGAGCGGCCTGGCCGTCGCCGCCTGGCTGCGCGACCAGCCGGAGGTCGCCGCGATCTACCACCCGGCCCTGCCCGGCTGTCCCGACCACGCGCTCTGGACGCGGGATTTCACCGGCGCCTGCGGCCTGTTCGGCTTTGCGCTGAGGCCGGGGCCGGAGACGGCGGTGAACGCCTTCCTCGACGCCCTGACGCTGTTCGGCCTGGGCTTTTCCTGGGGCGGGTTCGAAAGCCTGGCGATCTCCTGCGATCCGCAGCTGAAAAGCCGCGCCTTCACCCGCGACTACGGCGGGCCCCTGATCCGACTGCACATCGGCCTGGAGGACCCCGACGACCTGATCGCCGACCTGCGGGGCGCGCTGGCGGTCTACGCGGCTTCGCGGAGCTAG